Proteins co-encoded in one Ictalurus punctatus breed USDA103 chromosome 18, Coco_2.0, whole genome shotgun sequence genomic window:
- the ccdc80l2 gene encoding coiled-coil domain-containing protein 80, producing the protein MHRVGIVLVGLVLSSCSTALSARTGKTRQRSKTRDELVGPREHAGAGEAGVREPGGSSETDFLADFAGKKRLWVITAPSYSDNYLLMMEKQIQESEGLKCRLAERDTLIVTIIQNAMMEGKIQHTTMEGQATEQALDSDMVTKLLHYLELEHQTFSMLILKKNLKVGERFPYPVRVEAVLEVIDNLPARKLERVARKGSLQRCKITKKRLVAKQNGGTKRLSTQKQRNVTSIFPPQRQTLDRKTAIKSKIQDILHGRSRFVIRKTQVSPGRGKTISTPKPGANKVLKRKLDSRTESAEDAGEKTAAKVENRYDDKGNGRTSSITEIKGEPTDDSSKQKGKGKKDKEKNKKKGKRGGKKSQREADGKKKTALKEFMEKLKGQRRLLVISSPSEVSSQYLQQRDDNELHSCDLALRKITVLSILGSEQSPNLRLQHYQQDGDSRLALLPDNIKNPDLISQIRKEYGLVSKDFCMTVTDYDLRPNLGMVFDSPTDPSAIINYIDTFQSRWLEKAEGKDTPSACSPSEANNQAENSLLRFMSNRRLLIISAPTEDDYSFHQQIQALNGQECNMGIRHFALLKLVGKGQEASGTVELFPLNGKSQTEKELLSPEVVRNLRDQLKITTDYFSMLVVGKDGEVKAWFPTAMWSLSNVYDLVDSMELRQQEQKLQQTLGIHCPEDRGGTYHGYTRETEDSYV; encoded by the exons ATGCATCGTGTGGGGATAGTGTTGGTGGGGCTTGTCTTGTCGAGCTGCAGCACAGCGTTGTCAGCACGAACAGGCAAGACCAGACAGCGCTCAAAGACAAGGGATGAACTTGTGGGCCCCCGGGAACATGCTGGAGCAGGGGAAGCTGGAGTACGAGAACCCGGAGGATCTTCGGAGACTGACTTCTTGGCCGACTTTGCAGGGAAAAAGCGTTTATGGGTGATCACCGCCCCATCATACAGTGATAACTACTTACTCATGATGGAGAAACAGATCCAGGAATCTGAAGGGCTGAAGTGTCGATtagcagagagagacaccctCATTGTCACCATTATTCAGAATGCAATGATGGAAGGCAAAATCCAGCACACAACCATGGAGGGACAGGCCACCGAGCAAGCACTGGATTCAGACATGGTGACAAAACTGCTTCATTACCTGGAGCTGGAACACCAGACCTTCTCCATGTTGATCCTGAAGAAGAACCTGAAGGTTGGTGAGAGGTTTCCTTACCCAGTCCGTGTGGAGGCTGTTTTGGAGGTTATCGATAACCTCCCTGCACGCAAGCTGGAGAGAGTTGCAAGGAAAGGGTCACTTCAGAGATGCAAGATCACTAAGAAGAGGTTAGTAGCGAAACAGAACGGTGGTACGAAGAGACTCAGCACTCAGAAACAGAGAAACGTTACGTCCATCTTTCCTCCACAGCGACAAACTCTGGACCGAAAGACAGCCATCAAAAGCAAGATTCAGGATATTCTCCACGGACGATCCAGATTCGTCATCCGTAAAACCCAGGTGAGTCCGGGCCGTGGCAAGACGATCTCCACTCCCAAACCTGGGGCGAATAAAGTTTTGAAGCGCAAGCTTGACAGTCGAACAGAAAGCGCTGAGGATGCAGGAGAGAAAACAGCAGCGAAAGTGGAGAACCGATATGACGATAAAGGGAACGGGCGAACGAGTTCGATCACAGAGATTAAAGGAGAGCCAACGGACGACTCGTCCAAGCAGAAAGGCAAAGGAAAGAAGGATAAGgagaagaataagaaaaagGGGAAAAGAGGAGGGAAGAAGTCACAACGAGAGGCggacggtaaaaaaaaaacagctctcaAAGAGTTTATGGAGAAGCTCAAGGGCCAGAGAAGACTTCTT GTCATTTCTTCCCCCAGTGAGGTCTCGAGTCAGTATCTCCAACAGAGAGATGATAATGAGCTGCACAGTTGTGACTTGGCTTTACGGAAAATTACAGTGCTGTCCATCCTGGGCTCGGAGCAAAGCCCCAACCTGCGACTGCAACACTATCAACAAG ATGGAGATTCTCGACTCGCCTTGCTGCCAGACAACATCAAAAATCCCGACCTGATCAGTCAAATCCGCAAAGAGTACGGACTTGTATCTAAGGATTTCTGCATGACGGTGACGGACTATGACCTGAGACCTAAT CTTGGAATGGTGTTCGATTCACCAACAGACCCATCCGCTATTATAAATTACATCGACACCTTCCAGTCTCGTTGGTTGGAGAAAGCAGAGGGGAAGGACACTCCCTCAGCCTGTTCTCCATCTGAGGCTAATAATCAGGCAGAGAACTCTTTGCTCAG GTTTATGTCCAATAGAAGACTTCTGATCATCTCTGCTCCCACTGAGGACGACTATTCCTTTCATCAGCAGATTCAAGCTCTTAACGGACAGGAGTGTAACATGG GGATCCGTCACTTTGCTTTGCTGAAACTTGTAGGAAAAGGGCAAGAGGCTTCAGGGACTGTTGAGCTATTTCCACTGAATG GCAAAAGTCAGACTGAAAAAGAGCTACTGTCACCAGAAGTTGTGAGGAATCTGAGAGACCAGCTGAAGATCACCACGGACTACTTCAGCATGCTGGTGGTGGGGAAGGACGGAGAGGTCAAAGCATGGTTTCCAACAGCAATGTGGTCTTTGTCGAATGTCTATGACTTGGTCGACTCCATGGAGTTACGTCAGCAGGAACAGAAGCTTCAGCAAACCCTTGGTATTCACTGTCCCGAAGACAGGGGTGGTACTTACCATGGATATACACGAGAGACAGAGGACAGCTATGTGTAA